In Salvia miltiorrhiza cultivar Shanhuang (shh) chromosome 4, IMPLAD_Smil_shh, whole genome shotgun sequence, the DNA window gccgacccgaataacccgacaaaattagagggttagggttgaaaaattgtaacccgaaaaaacctccagcccgattagcccgcacccgactaacccggaacccgatagggctagcccgaaaacccgatgggctggcccggtgggctgatggaattgtgactgatgcatccagttacaatttctgctatgtttagatctatggtatttgcttaaatatatatatagcctcattaaaaaaagtgaaattaattagttagaatatatatgtgtgtgtgtgcaatctcattaaaaaaagtgaaattaattacggattttttgtagaaattgattattagtatctcattagttagaaattaattattagtatctcattttaaagtgataccaatttttttttattttttttctgtcattgaaacgtgcatggcaaatccaccaATTATTCAGTAAatatccagattgattctagtgcattgatacatgttaaattttactatctcattttaatataattttgtttatgtaatcttgaatatcttatatttttgcatttcatgctttgctatataatttatatctttaatatctatgtatattttatacattatacattagatcattaagaataataaaatataaatgataattttatttttacgtctttaacctgattagcccgatgggctagcccgaaacccgaaagtttagggttagggttagggttgaagatttacaaccgaaaaaatctccaacccgaatagcccgcacccgactaacccgaaacccgatagggctagcccgaaaatccggtgggctggcccgattgacatccctaactaCAATCACAAATCACAATGTCGAAtacaaccaaaaagaaaaaaagaaaaaaagaaaaagtaaaacgTTTTTGAGTCTGCTTAAGCTTTAAAATCCAGATGAAGCTAGAACTCGTATATGGTATATTCTCTTCGATGCCTTTTGCTTCGATTCACCATGAAAAAGCTCCCACCTTTTTGAACCACCGTCTGTTTCCATGGATTCCGTCGCTCTAATCCTCGCCTCCCCTTTCAGAGGCTCGACCATTTCCATTCCCGCTCCGAATCCCGCGAATTCCAGAAGATTCCAGAAACCTCCCGCCTCCGTCAAGAGCTCCCTGAGCCCTAAAAATCCCAATTCGATATGGGGCAAGGGCGCGTTTGGGAGCGCGCTGATGAGCGTGACCGCGACGGCGAAGGTGAAGATAAGCCCCTTCGTGGCGACGCTGGCGGCGAATCCGACGTTCGTGTCGGCGCTGTGCGCGTGGGCGGCGGCGCAGTCGATGAAGGTGTTCTTGAATTTCTGCGTGGAGCGGAGATGGGATTTCCGGATCATGTTTTCCTGCGGCGGGATGCCTTCTTCTCACTCTGCATTGTGCACGGCGCTGACGGCCTCCGTCGCGATCTGCCACGGCGTCGCCGATTCCTTGTTCCCGGTTTGTTTGGGGTTCAGTTTGATTGTGATGTATGATGCTATCGGCGTCAGGCGACACGCCGGCATGCAAGCTGAGGTAATAAATGCTCTGTTTCCGCCATTTAATGTTTCCATTTTTTAAGGTTGTTGCTCAGGTGTTTATCAGTTTGGACAAGATTTAAGGGGGTGTTTGGTTACGCTATatttggagagagaaaattggataattgaaaataaaaaaattataatatgattATTTATGTGAAATGATTGTTGATTATAAGGTTATAAATAACTTATAAGTAATTTAGATCtaaataacttatttttttgagagtttatttttacattttataagttgtttaatgcTTCTCCAATGTAATACTATACATTAAAAAGGATGGTTTTCAGGATTTGCTCTAGTTATGCACGAGAGTCGTGTTTACTTATAAGGATTAGTCTACACagataaaaatagtactcccttcaTTTCATTATAAATGGCACAAAACTTTTTGAGCATGTAAATTAAGGAGAACGTGTAATTTGGTTTAAAGTGGTAGGATCTAcacttttttaataattaaattttgccATTTATGGAAATATGCTATTTacagtgggacaacccaaaatgaaaTATGTCACTTTTAACGGGACAGATGCAGTATAAGCTACTTTGGAATATGCTATGTTccttgataatttctatcatttgaacTAATTTTAGTTGATTCGTATCTCATTACAATGTGTAGAATTGGAGATTTCCTAGTAATcaagataaaaatattcaatcatgaataATGAACGGCCCCTTAGTATATGTTATTGGAGTGCAAAGAGTAGATTTCAAGAAGACAGGAAAACCAGCAACACTCATTGTTTAATAGAGGTTATGCAAGTAGTAAAGATTTAAATGATGTGAATAGTTTTTTCTCCCTTGTTAGGTAAACAAAACAGATTCTTGAAATATAAATGGTCTAGTTTAGAACTCTTTGCACTTGAGAAGGTATCTCTCATTCAATAACAATTGGCACTGTAAATTGCTGACAGCATGAGTTTATGCAGCCATGATTTATCTGTTTTGCCAAGAATTTTTGCAGCTCTTAGTTATGTTGGTTTATATTTGCCACAGCTTTGAGAGGCCAtttccataataataatatcacacCTTGTCTTAAAATCTATCAACTCCATCATCTAGGTTTTGAATGTGATCGTCGCGGACATGTTCCAAGGGCACCCGATAAGCCAAAGAAAGCTGAAGGAGCTTCTCGGGCACACCCCGTCCCAGGTGTTTGCCGGAGCTCTCCTAGGCATCCTCGTAGCGTGGAGGTGTTGTCAGGTTTGCGCGTTTCCGGCCTCTTAGGATCTCATATCGTACATATAGTTAGATTCTGAGTACTAGGAGATGTTGTCCACATTGGGCTTGTTTCCTTTAAACATGTTTACATCTTGTAAGCATACCATTTCTTCAGGTTTCTGACTACATACAAACACTCTGTTTCTGTTActtacttaattaaaatagtttTGATTGTAGCTTGCTTCACTCTGTGAATCTCAAATGTGTATATATAGGTCGAAACGTGCAAGAAGTCGATGTGAGTTTGTTTGATCAGTACGCGTGCGGTTAGGGTTTTTCGGGCAAATTTGGCTCGATAATAAAGCAGAGACCCaaacacttgttagttgttgtAGAGAAAGTGAAATGTATTTCTAAGTTCAGAGATTGGGTATGTAAGTGGCATCTGGGTTCTGCTGCTGCTCCTTCCATATCCGGCCGGTGACGCGGAGCTTGAGCTCCTTCCGGTCACCTCCGGAGAAAAACAGGGCCATGTTGCGCTGTACGATGAGGCCGTCATGGCTGTCTCGAACCTTCCTGTGAGTGTCCCGTATGCTCCGGGGAGTCCCCTCCCACGTCAGCTTCCGACCATTTCCCCCAACCTCCAGGCTGTAGCTGTAGTTCCGAGCCTCCGTCTCGTCCCCCATGAACCGTAGGAACGCCATGTACACCGGAGCCGTCCCGAGTTGGAATGCTTCGAAATGTAGGCAGAAGTAGTGACCAAAGCAATGGAAAACCTGCATCAACCAAAGAGTGAGACAGACTCATATCACATTGAAAGGGTGAGATTGAACAGATCTCAGTAATGAGCATAGAAATAGtcaatcatgaaaaataaacGTCTTGAGGAAGGCGGGAACACAGAAGCACGCACCGTCAGCATCCACGTGGCGTTCTCCACGTCCCGGGGGTTCGACTTCACGTACCGATGGTTGAAGGTGCACCCGGAATGCATGTCCACTTTGTGTTCGTCTCTCAGGTGATCGACGAGGAACGGGATGTCCCCGACAACCGAGCACTCCGATCCGGCGTAGGGGCAGCCGTAAGGCCGAAAATCGCAGACCGTTTCGTGCTTCAACTTGCTATAATACGGGAAGATGTCGGGGCATCCGAGCGAATAGTATTTGCACGGGAGTTGGAGCGATTCAGCAACTTTTTCGAGCGCCAAACATCTTATATCGCCCAGCTCCTGTCTACACGTTGGGCACCTGTTGTGAACCCTAACTTTGCAGGTAGAGCAAATGGTGTGCCCATTGTGACACTGCAGTGTAAAAACTTGATGTTATAATCTCTTTTGGCATCAAATGAAATGTAACAAACACAAGTAATTCACTCAATTTCCCAATATTGAAGGAGTTTGTTCAACAAATAATGAAAAAGCTATTCCATAGAGATTACAAATTCACTCATCATACTACACAAGTTATACCACGAAACTGTCGTTCTCTTCGATTGCAAATTTATCAtaagagaaagaagaataagaaaaaatatgagAGGGTATTATCATATCAGTACcctgtgataatattatcatgaattgaactaaaaaagagagaacattATCCATTCTACCAAtttcatcaaagagaacacaaCCTAAGGAAAATCAAGATTCCTTTACACAAtatgagttcttcatatctaGTTCCATCTAAATTACTCTGTTTTTCCCAAAAACTGTGAAAAATTACTCTGTTTTCCTCTTCCTATTTGATCTTCATATCTTGTTCCATCTAAATGTATTACTACCATCTTTCAGCAAATACTTACAAGATTAATATTTACAACTGCCTCAACCCTAAAAATCACTCAAGTAATAGAAAAATGCAGCAGctcaaaatatacatacatatccAGAAAAGATGCCAACAAGATGAAATATTGAGATCCAATTTATGAATAATGCTAACAAGATTCAATCTTGAAAACAATGAACAAACATcccaaatgagagagagagagagagagagagagagagagaggaaaccTGGTGGATAGGAGGATACATAGAATTAGTGCAAACAGGGCAATCAAGAAGCTCATGAACACTTGTGATAGGATTAATCACACAGCCATTGAGATTATTGGTGTTGGAATTATTGTGGGATGGCTTTGAAGATGAAAACTGAGAGAAAGGATGGGATGGAGACATCTCTTCTTCATCCATCCCATCAATGAATGAAAAGCATTCAATGCTGGATTccattcttgattttttttttctttttctaaatcaATTAAGGTTCATTTCAGGAGGTTGGGGGGATTTGGAAATTaaatcttgatttattgatGAGTTTGGATGAATATCCAGAAATTTGAGAGTTTCAGAGATCGGAAGGTGAaacagagaagaagaagaagaaaaaaaaaaaagtaggaagGATGGctcccctcccaattttttttttttttttttgaaggtgCTTTCTTGTTCTTGATGCCTTGGTGATGAGAGAGAATCTGTAAAGGTTAGTTAGATCAACAAAATTCGGAaccctttatttatttatttttaccccCAGAAAAGAATTATTCTTAAAAAAGTTTTTAGTTtgaatttacaattattataaatatatacatgcaTGTTCTATTTGCAATAACTATAAATTTAGGTTAAAACCTACTATAGGGCCAAAGTTCAGAACAAAATGTTTCACTGCGTATCAATGCATGCTTTAATTGCAAGATAAATAGAAGGGTACTTCTTTAAGGTTGGATCATAAATGAGGGGTTGAAACCACACTTACTTTGATGtagtttattttaaatttttaaattttgaattttgaggTGAGGGTCTTCAAGAAAATGGGAATTGCAAAATGTAGTGTGGGATtagattttataattaacaagaataaaatagtaaaatatactatgtatttaattaaaaataaaagtaaaaagatGAAGAATTGAAAACTTGTGATTGTGCTGTGGTCCATCCACTAACGATTTAAAATGATAATAacaataaagagagagagaaaaaaaaaaaaagcaggcATGTGGTTATAATTAAAGGTAAAAGCGTTATTACTTTAACACGTATTGAAGCATCTTTCACGACTTTGATTAGCTTGAAAAAGAAACCGTAGTAATAACAAAATACTTAAAAGGGTTTGCCAAAAAGCCCAATGCAGAGAAATAGGTAATTGATAAAAACGAGTTTGGGTTGAAGTTTGGGCCATGATTATCTAGGCTTAAATGAAATTGgactaaaaattcatttttttttcaaaagccttttttttttcctgaaaaCATTCAAAAGCAATTTTTACCTTCTtgtaatttcagtttttttctcttcctttttaagggtttttttaataaaatttgtttcTCATTATACTTTTACTTTTCTTGGCTTCTTGTTCATGGAAAATGtaaaaagtaaaaaacaaaGTGAAAGtataacaaatatatatagaaaaaaaaaatcaaattccatTTAGGTCCTTATAGGCTTTTTAACACATTTGTTTTTTAAAGTGTGATTTATCCGTCACGCATGATTTGTAGACGATTGCATAAGAACATgagtttattatttattatgagtagtatattatttttcaaagtaCCAATCGGTTTGGATTTATTAATCTTTGGTTTCATTTAGTGTAATGATTGCTTTAATGAATAGCAATTTAACGATATGATACGATCTGGGTTTGACGAGTAATGATTAAATAATTGGGGATTAGATCCAACTTAGATTGACGTGTTACGATCATATGTTACTcaacagaaccgatcacctacccaccgtgggcaagaataacgtgcccaccactgatgtgacaatgttaattaggaaagagaattaataaatcttactcaaTTAccataaaagtaaaatataattaagaaaAGGAGATTATGTTTTTTTATGTTGGAATGTCTCTTACAAGTATAATAAATGCTGCAACATTAGATAGGTCAAATAGGACGAGGTGGTGTTgggtacactcgggtgtaccATACAACCGTGTTATACCTTCACTTAATTTTTGACTCGCACCTTGATTTGAACTTATATCCTGACCCAActcatataaataatattattctgGGTTCAGGTCAATCCGGTTATACAGTACACCAAAGTGTTCCCAATTTTGTGAAATAGGACAGATGTTCAAAgtgattattaataaattaaaaaagggAGATGCGTCGTATAAGTATTATTCACATATTATGTTGTTATTAGTCATGGATTACATAAGTTGCACATGGATGGGACATGCCACATGCCAAATACCTACTTACTTAcatcaataatttatttatttatttatttattacttttCACTAATTATAGTATGCGACTTCAATCAAATTGAAATTTCCATTTAGATATTTTGCAAGGGGTGGATAAGTATCTCAAATGGTCGTTCCAATTAGCGTTTAAATTCTTATTTTAATCTTTATATGGTGTAAAGGTCGCGTCTGTATACAATAGAGTATATTTTTTCCCTTCAGGTGGCGTAGAGGTTTCGTCATATTTCATCAAAGAAAAGGGaatttttttgtaaagaaaGAAATGggaaatttgaaaataagaGTAAATGTGAATGGTGATAAGATTTGGAAAACAAAAGCGACAAAGTATGGGGCGTAGATTCCGGTGAAGAAGGTGCACATGCGCTGCAGGGAACATAGCACCAATTTCAGTCAAAATAGTCATCTTTTTTTTGgttattttcctttttctagGCCCACGCCTTTAACAGTGGAGTAAAAATAaaggcaaattgcatgaaaataccccactttaattcaaatttaattttttgacaatcttttttttgttgcaaaaatttgaacgagctttcaatttgttgtaATGTCCGTCCGGAGATACCTTCCATGCAATTTTTGGTTGCAATGTCTATCATATCACTACATGGATGCAATGAAATGAAAGCCTTACAGGAAGGTATCTCCGGACGGACATtacaacaaattgaaagctcgttcaaatttttgcaacataaaaaagattgtcaaaaaatcaaatttggattaaagtggggtattttcatgcaatttgccctaaaAATAATGGCTAAATAAGTTGTATTTcgttatttaaattaattattgagTTATGAGCGAATAAATTCTCTAATGagatttaatttcaaaaaaaaaaaaaaatctccaatgAAATTGATGGACATGATACATCTtgctaaaaaatgaaatatatttgtTATACTCCATTCTTCCAAAATATCATTGACCCTTTTGCCGTTTTTCATTAACATATTCATCGCTTTATAAATGAAGAAAATCAAACTAAAGTAGTTTTGCTCttgatataattaaaaatattttatattttttaaaaatttattatgtaAATATGAATAACTTCGAAATTTATCATTTctaacaacaacaaaaaaagatAATTAGAGAATGCtataatatttgtatttaaacgTGAGAAGCCCACAAATGCAACAGAAAAACATAGACAAACAAATTACAGTAGAAAATTAGAAAAATCTTGCGCGATCCAATCCACCTACTCCACGTAAGGACTAAAGTTGATcaagaaaatattttcatacatcgTTGCCCAATTCAATATTcatgcaaataataataataattaacgtAGACTACATATGTGATTTCAATACATTCTTAATTAATCGCGTAAAATTACTACTATCTGCTTGCATGAGAATTCGATTGCAgtatagttaaaaaaaaaaaaaacaaggcgATTTCTTTGTTTATGGCTTTAGTTTGTGTTAATCTTCCCCAATTTGGAAGGTTTAAGGCGATTAATCACACATACAATAAAAAGAAATCATTAATCGCTTTTCCACTAAACGCATCCTCGCGGggcgaacccgacccgattgcCCGCCAAGTCGAACACGACCCGGAAACTCTGCTGCTGGATGTTCCCGATTATCGACAACCCGCTGGCGGTGCCCGCGAAAGCGAAGCAGAATTTCCCGTCGCCATCCACCGGGATCAAGTAATTCGACGCCGGCAGCGACACGTCGGCGCCCTCGAAGTGCAGCACCACCGTCGGCACCTTCACCTCCGTCTTGCCGGAGAGATCGAAGCACGTGTCGAAGAGCGAGAACTCCGACGCGCGCTTCAGGTTCGGGGCCCCGGCCACGAACGCGTCCCTCAGCGCCGCGTACGCGGGTCGGGTCAGCCGGGTCACGGACGTGCCCGAATCCAGGATCACGCCGCCGTTGCCGATCGCGTCGAGCTTGAAGAGCGACGCCGTGATCCCGGCGACGCGCGCCCCGCCGACCGAGATCCCGCTCAATCCGACGTAGTAGAACGTGTCGAGCTTCGGATTCCTCAGCAGCGGCGTGTAGGCGGCGGATCtcgaggcggcggcggagccgCCGAACACCATCGACGACGGGTTGGAGGAGGCCGACCGGTCCACCAAGCAGTACGAGAACTTCCGGCCGAATCTCCCGCCGGCTTGCGTCGGAAACGACAGTTTCCCGCGGCCGAGGCCGAGCAGGCCGGCGGCGCCGACGAACAAACCCTCGTTATCGTGCCCGCAGCCGAAGGCGATGCTGCTCACCTTCGCGCGACGAAACGTCAGCGTCTCGGTCGAGAATTCTCCGACGGTGAACGAGCCGTCGCCGTAGGCGACCTGGTAGAGGCATTTCCGGCGGCCGTTGCAGCCGGGCGAATCGAGGCGGCGGCAGAGCGGGGAGGCGCACGAGACTCCTGAAAACGACGACGATTTCTTCGGATCGAAGATCGGGTCGGTTTGGGCGTAGCATTTCCGGCACGGCGAGCACTGGACCCATACGACGTCGCTTCCGGTGTCGAGCACCATGTAGCCGTATCTGCAGCGACGAAATTTCAGTTTTATACAAACAaagtagtaaaaaaaattgagtgtgtgtgtgtgtgtgtgtctctGCATATATACCTAGGCGGAGTGCCGATGCCGATGCGCGTGAAGTATTCGCCGCTCCCCTGCGCGAGTCCGGAGATGACGGAGCTGCTGAAGGCGGCGGAGGCGTTGGCGCGGGTGGCGGCGGCGATGACGGAGAGAGATTTGGCTCTGACGGCGTCACGACGGAGACGGAGTGCGAAGAGCGACTGTGGGGATGAGTTGGAGGCGGGAGAGAGATTGTCCACGTGGTGCAAGTTTAGTGAGAGGGTGGATTCGGATTCGGACTCGGATTCGGGTTCGGATTCTTGGTGGGTGGGCCATGAGAGGGTTTGAGGTGACGGTAGGGAGGTGGGGATGAGGGTTTGATATTCAAGAGCGGCGGAGAAGGAGACAGAAACGGCGACGTATAGGGACAGGAATAGGGCGAGACGCTTCCCGTCCATCTCTGTAtctgcgagagagagagagggtttgAGACTTTGAGTGTATAAATAAAAGGTAAAAGGTggcacagagagagagagaggagcggTTGGTTTGGAAGTATTGCTTTGGATTCTTTCTGAATTGGTGCAGATTGGAAAACGATGCTTGATTTCTAATTTGATTGTGTGTTGAATAAATATGATTCGTCTACTATTCTGTTTTTGGTAATGTTAAGATTAAGATGAAATGATGTGCTTATAGCATATATTATGGTGAAGCTTTTGCATGATTTTTGGCTTTTCCTTCATAATTGACATGCTTTTTGCTTTGACAGATAATTTAACACAGCACATCCAAACACGCAAAAATATATACTGTGGCGAAATCAAGATAAGTTGGGTATAAGTATGTCGGTCGAGTGTGAGTTTTCTCATCGTTATCTACGTGGATgtgtattatatttttcattaaagATGACTTGTTCATATAGGGTGTTTTCATTTCGATggaaaatattgaaatatatatatattttttaattttgcacTCTTTTCACACGATCtcttaattgaaataaaaatattcggATTGGAGGAAAAAAATTCTCGGTCAGTCCATTTGTCACCTTTCCActccaattcatgataatattatcacaaattataggtgtgataatattttttcatattatatactctctccgcCTTATTATGAGACAACTCAAAAAAGAAAGTAGGACACttgatacaaaaatatattaattttaatcaaagagaacatgaaataaaaataataagggcAACTAAAATGTGATCaaaattttccattttttttaatgatatacTTACAAACAAAAAGACCACAATATTCTTAAGGTTGAAATCATACAAATTGTTTTAGATTCTTTCATCATGTAGGGTCGAGTCCGTTTAACATCTTTTATGTCATCTTCGTGTGCATGTGGGTGCTCCAAATTTTATATAGAAGAATAAGTGCAAATGTTCATGTAATGTTTAGTATTAAATATGTcttagaatatttttttatcataaagTTGAGATGGCCGAGTTGGTCTAAGGCGCCAGATTAAGGTTCTGGTCCGAAAGGGCGTGGGTTCAAATCCCACTCTcaacaaaattattatttttgatgTATTTTTCTATCTTTGAcatttttaatgttatttttgtTACCTACTATTAAATCATAGTTCAAAACCCATTTTTTTGACATATTTCTTCATGCGATGTGAAATTGTATGTGTAAAGTGTTTGGTGCACTTGATAGATGATCCAAAAATATTAGATCTACtcaagtattatttatttaggtcgctaatgaaaaataaaaaaaagcaCAAAACTTTTGCATTGGGTAGTTTGATGCTATAATTTGAGTTTGAgcagagagggagagtgagatATTTTGAAGTTGTAGGCATTGCATATGGATAAAGTGATGATGAAGCGTATATATCAAGTGTATGCAGACACAAAAATAGGCTTTCATGATTATTTTCCATCTTCTTACATCATGCTTAAAATCATCATAGTATTATAAAGACTTCAATAAAAGATAATTCAACAATAACCATTTTTTTCTATACTTCCTGCAACGTCCTACTTCttacttttcaattttattCGTCCCATTTAAAATATCTCATTTCGTTTTAGGACA includes these proteins:
- the LOC131020811 gene encoding E3 ubiquitin-protein ligase SINAT3-like, which produces MESSIECFSFIDGMDEEEMSPSHPFSQFSSSKPSHNNSNTNNLNGCVINPITSVHELLDCPVCTNSMYPPIHQCHNGHTICSTCKVRVHNRCPTCRQELGDIRCLALEKVAESLQLPCKYYSLGCPDIFPYYSKLKHETVCDFRPYGCPYAGSECSVVGDIPFLVDHLRDEHKVDMHSGCTFNHRYVKSNPRDVENATWMLTVFHCFGHYFCLHFEAFQLGTAPVYMAFLRFMGDETEARNYSYSLEVGGNGRKLTWEGTPRSIRDTHRKVRDSHDGLIVQRNMALFFSGGDRKELKLRVTGRIWKEQQQNPDATYIPNL
- the LOC131020814 gene encoding aspartyl protease family protein 2-like, with the translated sequence MDGKRLALFLSLYVAVSVSFSAALEYQTLIPTSLPSPQTLSWPTHQESEPESESESESTLSLNLHHVDNLSPASNSSPQSLFALRLRRDAVRAKSLSVIAAATRANASAAFSSSVISGLAQGSGEYFTRIGIGTPPRYGYMVLDTGSDVVWVQCSPCRKCYAQTDPIFDPKKSSSFSGVSCASPLCRRLDSPGCNGRRKCLYQVAYGDGSFTVGEFSTETLTFRRAKVSSIAFGCGHDNEGLFVGAAGLLGLGRGKLSFPTQAGGRFGRKFSYCLVDRSASSNPSSMVFGGSAAASRSAAYTPLLRNPKLDTFYYVGLSGISVGGARVAGITASLFKLDAIGNGGVILDSGTSVTRLTRPAYAALRDAFVAGAPNLKRASEFSLFDTCFDLSGKTEVKVPTVVLHFEGADVSLPASNYLIPVDGDGKFCFAFAGTASGLSIIGNIQQQSFRVVFDLAGNRVGFAPRGCV
- the LOC131020812 gene encoding uncharacterized protein LOC131020812, with translation MDSVALILASPFRGSTISIPAPNPANSRRFQKPPASVKSSLSPKNPNSIWGKGAFGSALMSVTATAKVKISPFVATLAANPTFVSALCAWAAAQSMKVFLNFCVERRWDFRIMFSCGGMPSSHSALCTALTASVAICHGVADSLFPVCLGFSLIVMYDAIGVRRHAGMQAEVLNVIVADMFQGHPISQRKLKELLGHTPSQVFAGALLGILVAWRCCQVETCKKSM